A window of the Candidatus Liberibacter solanacearum CLso-ZC1 genome harbors these coding sequences:
- a CDS encoding phosphoribosylaminoimidazolesuccinocarboxamide synthase yields MRQRNPIYEEKNKIVYEGPEPGTLIQFFKDDNLSKDGEDCRTLNGKGVLNNRISEYMFAQLNKMNIPNYFIRRLNMREQLVRDVEIIPLRIVVRNTAAGSLAKRLGIEEGLSLPRSIVEFYYQTDSIQKTLVSEEHVTAFNWVNPSEIEEITALSLRINDFITGLFLGINIQLVDFSIKCGRLLDGDIIRIVLSDEISPDCCRLWDVEKQEQCDKKRFSRSSDQLLEGYSEVARRLGIFKKNEPALKITSILSRK; encoded by the coding sequence ATGAGACAACGAAATCCCATTTATGAAGAAAAAAATAAAATTGTATATGAAGGCCCTGAACCAGGGACTCTTATCCAATTTTTTAAAGATGATAATCTGTCAAAAGATGGAGAAGATTGTAGAACACTCAATGGAAAAGGCGTGTTAAATAATAGAATATCTGAGTACATGTTTGCTCAACTAAATAAAATGAACATTCCAAATTACTTTATTCGCAGATTGAACATGCGAGAACAATTAGTCAGAGATGTGGAAATAATTCCTCTTCGGATAGTGGTGCGGAATACTGCTGCGGGCTCTTTAGCCAAAAGACTTGGTATCGAAGAAGGGTTATCGCTTCCACGGTCTATTGTCGAATTTTATTATCAAACCGATTCTATTCAAAAGACATTAGTGTCTGAAGAGCATGTAACGGCTTTTAACTGGGTCAATCCATCTGAGATTGAGGAAATAACAGCTTTAAGCCTCCGAATAAACGATTTCATCACAGGTCTATTTCTTGGAATAAACATTCAGCTTGTAGATTTTAGCATTAAGTGTGGACGTCTTCTTGATGGAGATATCATCCGTATTGTTCTTTCAGATGAGATTTCCCCTGATTGCTGTCGATTATGGGATGTTGAAAAGCAAGAACAATGTGACAAAAAACGCTTTAGTCGTAGTAGTGATCAATTACTAGAGGGCTATTCTGAAGTAGCTCGTCGTTTAGGAATATTCAAAAAAAATGAACCAGCGCTCAAAATAACCTCTATTTTAAGTAGAAAATAA
- the dut gene encoding dUTP diphosphatase yields the protein MQFVHISFSRLPHAHGIPLPEYKTEGSSGMDLFAALAEDKPVELLPGMRSLIPGGYVVALPPGYEGQIRSRSGLALDHGISCLNSPGTIDSDYRGEIKILLINLGQENFLITRGMRIAQLVIANSVCVRANLVSEIPIEKSERGNKGFGSTGLY from the coding sequence ATGCAGTTTGTTCATATATCATTTTCACGTCTTCCACATGCACATGGAATTCCTCTTCCAGAATATAAGACAGAGGGATCTTCAGGTATGGATTTGTTTGCTGCTTTAGCAGAGGATAAACCTGTTGAGTTGTTACCAGGAATGCGTTCCTTGATTCCTGGAGGATATGTTGTTGCATTACCCCCAGGCTATGAAGGGCAGATAAGATCTCGTTCTGGGCTTGCACTTGATCATGGTATTTCCTGTCTTAATTCTCCAGGAACTATTGATAGTGATTATCGTGGTGAGATCAAGATATTGCTGATTAATCTTGGTCAGGAAAATTTCTTGATCACAAGGGGTATGCGTATTGCACAATTGGTCATAGCAAATTCTGTCTGCGTTCGCGCTAATCTTGTTTCAGAAATTCCTATAGAAAAAAGTGAAAGGGGTAATAAAGGATTTGGTTCGACTGGACTTTATTAA
- the purB gene encoding adenylosuccinate lyase yields MIPRYSRTKMTAIWSPETKYRIWFEIEAHACDALAEIGIIPKEAAQNIWKKGKNAVFNVERIDKLESIIKHDVIAFLTHLAEIIGPDARFIHQGMTSSDVLDTCFSIQLMRSTDILLEDIDQLLESLKKRAFEHKDTITIGRSHGIHAEPTTFGLKLAMAYAEFSRARQRLLNAREEIAICAISGSIGTFSNIDPYVEQHVAKAMNLKADPISSQIIPRDRHAMYFSVLGVIASSIERLAIEIRHLQRTEILEVEEFFHPGQKGSSSMPHKRNPILTENLTGLSRLIRSHVIPSMENVALWHERDISHSSVERAIGPDATIHLDFALNRLTNVMEELIVYPDNMINNLEKLRGLIHSQRILLALTQAGVSREDAYQLVQRNAMKVWKNGTVFLDELLADIDIRKILSEEEIRDKFDYKYHTKHVDTIFKRVFKYI; encoded by the coding sequence ATGATTCCTCGTTACTCTAGAACTAAAATGACCGCTATATGGTCTCCTGAAACAAAATATAGAATATGGTTTGAAATAGAAGCGCATGCCTGCGATGCATTAGCTGAGATTGGCATTATTCCAAAAGAAGCGGCCCAAAATATTTGGAAAAAAGGGAAAAATGCAGTTTTTAACGTTGAGCGTATTGATAAGCTTGAATCGATTATAAAACATGATGTTATCGCCTTTTTAACACATCTTGCAGAAATAATTGGACCTGACGCACGTTTTATTCATCAAGGAATGACTTCATCTGACGTACTGGATACATGCTTTAGTATCCAGCTTATGCGATCTACTGATATTCTATTGGAAGATATTGATCAATTGCTAGAAAGCTTAAAAAAACGTGCTTTTGAACATAAAGATACGATAACCATAGGACGATCGCATGGAATACATGCTGAGCCTACAACTTTTGGTCTCAAATTAGCCATGGCTTATGCAGAATTTTCACGTGCTCGACAACGATTGCTTAACGCCCGCGAAGAAATAGCCATCTGTGCTATTTCTGGCTCTATTGGAACTTTTTCAAATATAGACCCTTACGTCGAACAGCATGTTGCAAAAGCTATGAATCTGAAAGCAGATCCAATATCTTCACAGATTATCCCTCGTGATCGACATGCAATGTATTTTTCTGTGCTTGGGGTGATAGCCTCTTCTATTGAGAGATTAGCTATAGAAATAAGGCATCTTCAACGTACTGAGATTCTCGAGGTAGAGGAGTTTTTCCATCCTGGTCAAAAAGGATCCTCATCTATGCCCCATAAACGCAATCCTATTCTAACTGAAAATTTAACAGGATTATCTCGGTTAATACGATCACACGTCATCCCATCCATGGAAAATGTAGCGCTATGGCATGAAAGAGATATATCACATTCTTCCGTCGAACGCGCTATAGGTCCTGATGCAACAATACACCTTGATTTTGCACTCAATCGTTTAACAAATGTCATGGAAGAATTGATTGTTTATCCCGATAACATGATAAATAATCTAGAAAAGTTGAGAGGATTGATTCATTCTCAACGTATTCTTCTGGCATTAACACAAGCTGGAGTATCAAGAGAAGATGCTTATCAACTTGTCCAACGCAATGCAATGAAAGTTTGGAAAAATGGAACTGTTTTTCTTGATGAATTGCTTGCAGATATTGACATAAGAAAGATATTATCTGAAGAAGAAATACGTGATAAATTTGATTATAAGTATCATACTAAGCATGTAGATACCATCTTCAAACGTGTTTTTAAATATATTTAA
- a CDS encoding electron transfer flavoprotein-ubiquinone oxidoreductase produces the protein MNQCDMSHERDVLEYEVVIVGAGPAGLAAAIRCKQINPRLSVVVLEKSAEVGDHIISGAIIDPIGIDRLLPGWREESPFHTLVEKDIYWFLNSKKSIQIPHFCMPDFMSNKGNYIVSLGQVCRWLKDKAEALGIEIYCGFVATGIYYGKNGEALGVFTGEKGRNSDGTLGKNYIPPILLLSKYMLIGEGACGSLTRQLIERYSLADGRQPQKFGLGIKELWKIKPQYHTKGLVLHSFGWPLDMGASGGGFIYHFDKNLVSIGFVLHLDYSNPWLSAYEEFQRFKTHPAIRTIFEEGERLEYGARVISEGGWQSVPKLSFPGGSLIGCSAGFVNLVRIKGSHNAILSGILAAEKIVERLSQGYKHDDPVDIEYSWRQTDIGKDLWIVRNIKPLLSRFGLLIGLCLGLIDIWIQKIIGFSFLGTLKHHKTDYSSLKPAIKYKKIDYPKPDGKLTFDIMSSLFLSKINYAKEQPTHLSIKDKNLQKKSEFDVYAGPSMRYCPAGVYEWYQQDGKNTYIIHAQNCIHCKTCVVKDPNQNIEWNPPQGGDGPYYLDM, from the coding sequence ATGAATCAGTGTGATATGTCTCATGAGAGAGATGTCTTGGAATATGAAGTCGTTATTGTTGGTGCTGGACCAGCAGGATTAGCAGCTGCTATACGTTGCAAACAAATTAATCCTCGGTTGTCAGTTGTTGTTCTGGAAAAGTCTGCAGAGGTTGGGGATCATATTATTTCGGGTGCGATTATTGATCCCATCGGAATAGATCGTTTATTACCAGGTTGGCGTGAAGAATCTCCATTTCACACCCTTGTAGAAAAAGATATTTACTGGTTTTTAAATTCGAAAAAATCAATTCAGATTCCACATTTTTGTATGCCAGATTTTATGAGTAACAAGGGAAATTATATTGTTTCTTTAGGGCAGGTTTGTCGTTGGTTGAAGGATAAGGCAGAGGCACTTGGTATAGAAATTTATTGTGGTTTTGTGGCTACTGGAATTTATTATGGAAAAAATGGAGAGGCTCTTGGTGTTTTTACAGGTGAAAAGGGTAGAAATAGTGATGGGACGTTAGGAAAAAACTATATTCCTCCCATCTTATTGTTAAGTAAATACATGTTAATAGGAGAAGGGGCCTGTGGATCACTCACTCGGCAATTGATAGAACGGTATTCTTTGGCAGATGGACGTCAACCCCAAAAGTTTGGTCTTGGTATTAAGGAATTATGGAAAATTAAGCCTCAATATCATACGAAAGGTCTGGTTCTTCATAGTTTTGGTTGGCCACTGGATATGGGTGCTTCTGGAGGAGGATTTATTTATCACTTTGATAAAAATCTAGTGTCTATAGGTTTTGTTTTACATCTTGATTATAGCAATCCTTGGCTTTCAGCTTATGAAGAGTTTCAGCGTTTTAAGACACATCCTGCTATTAGAACAATATTTGAGGAAGGAGAACGGCTTGAATATGGAGCGCGTGTTATCAGTGAAGGAGGATGGCAGTCGGTTCCTAAACTTTCTTTTCCAGGAGGGAGTTTAATAGGGTGTTCAGCAGGTTTTGTTAATCTTGTCCGTATTAAAGGATCACATAATGCGATTCTTTCTGGAATCCTTGCCGCAGAAAAGATCGTCGAACGGTTATCTCAAGGATACAAACATGATGATCCTGTAGATATTGAATATAGTTGGCGTCAAACGGATATCGGTAAGGATTTATGGATTGTAAGAAATATCAAGCCTTTATTATCACGTTTTGGTTTATTAATAGGATTATGTCTGGGATTGATAGATATCTGGATTCAAAAAATTATAGGTTTTTCTTTTTTAGGTACATTAAAACATCATAAAACAGATTATTCTTCTTTAAAACCTGCTATTAAATATAAGAAAATCGATTATCCTAAACCCGATGGAAAATTGACTTTTGATATTATGTCCTCTCTTTTTCTATCTAAAATAAACTATGCAAAAGAGCAGCCAACCCACCTTTCTATAAAAGATAAAAATTTACAAAAAAAATCAGAATTTGATGTATATGCTGGACCTTCAATGCGATATTGTCCAGCTGGTGTATACGAATGGTACCAGCAGGATGGTAAAAATACTTATATTATACATGCACAAAATTGTATTCATTGTAAGACATGTGTTGTGAAGGATCCTAATCAAAACATTGAATGGAATCCTCCTCAAGGTGGTGATGGTCCGTATTATTTAGATATGTAA
- the purS gene encoding phosphoribosylformylglycinamidine synthase subunit PurS, with product MIKANVIVKLKKDVLDPQGKALKTALSNIGFHNISQIRQGKVFDIEMDETNPDIAKKEIESICQNLLANPVIEDYDISVQKYSI from the coding sequence GTGATAAAAGCCAACGTCATCGTTAAGCTTAAAAAAGACGTTCTTGATCCTCAAGGAAAAGCATTAAAAACCGCCCTTTCTAATATTGGTTTTCATAATATCAGTCAAATTCGCCAAGGAAAAGTTTTTGATATAGAAATGGATGAAACTAACCCTGATATTGCAAAAAAAGAAATAGAATCTATCTGTCAAAATCTTCTTGCCAATCCAGTTATTGAAGACTACGACATTAGTGTCCAAAAATATTCTATCTAA
- the rpe gene encoding ribulose-phosphate 3-epimerase, with the protein MPLSIQIVPSILAADFSRLGEEVSDITKAGAKQIHFDVMDGHFVPNISFGADVIKSLRSYSDAIFDCHLMISSVDSHIKVFADAGCDIITLHAEFSPHIRQSLRTIRAMGKKSGIALNPETPVSVLENVIDEIDMILIMTVNPGFGGQQLINFTVPKIRQARELIGKRPIALEVDGGIKSGNIRSLAQEGANLFVAGSAIFNKKEKESYKQRLNELKKSALKIDK; encoded by the coding sequence GTGCCCTTATCAATCCAAATAGTTCCATCTATTCTAGCCGCAGACTTTTCTCGCCTCGGCGAAGAAGTTTCTGATATAACCAAAGCAGGTGCTAAACAGATTCATTTTGATGTCATGGATGGGCACTTCGTTCCTAATATTTCTTTTGGAGCAGATGTTATTAAATCACTGAGATCTTATAGTGATGCTATATTTGACTGTCATTTAATGATTTCATCTGTTGATTCTCATATAAAAGTTTTTGCAGATGCCGGATGTGATATCATAACCTTACATGCGGAATTTTCCCCTCATATACGTCAATCATTACGCACCATCCGTGCAATGGGAAAAAAATCTGGTATAGCGCTCAATCCTGAAACTCCCGTTTCTGTACTAGAAAATGTTATAGATGAAATTGATATGATTCTCATAATGACGGTTAATCCCGGATTTGGTGGACAACAACTCATTAATTTTACAGTACCTAAAATAAGACAAGCTAGAGAATTGATCGGTAAACGCCCTATTGCTCTTGAAGTTGATGGTGGAATAAAATCAGGAAACATCAGATCTTTAGCACAAGAAGGAGCCAATCTTTTTGTAGCTGGATCAGCTATTTTTAATAAAAAAGAAAAGGAGTCTTATAAACAACGTTTAAATGAGCTAAAAAAATCAGCATTAAAAATTGATAAATGA